The Siniperca chuatsi isolate FFG_IHB_CAS linkage group LG12, ASM2008510v1, whole genome shotgun sequence genome has a segment encoding these proteins:
- the mcf2lb gene encoding guanine nucleotide exchange factor DBS isoform X2, translating to MEQEEKSEQEVDWDSKMGGEEMEDSGFLVEEDVEVALDSGFCMEVDLELSLAGQASPSLARGDRNISVCKGTISNDEIMQLDSSPLCAADITPDLKKQFAFLSGGRGDNGSPIIVFPEFPAFGEITDREFHNVLTYLTSVPSLSSTDVGFILVIDRRQDRWAAVKGTLLRIAGSFPGNLQLVLVLRPTTLLQRTLSDILFKFNKDEFKMKVPVIMLSSITELHSYINRTQLTQELGGAQEYCHEKWISHRTAIEGFALMVKKTAQTLQSFGTELAETELPNDIQATTILMSTHTNKKAKMKDDLLVALGQGSKLLESINEPVVRDPDHNMNQDELENMATVQRLLSQLDETERAFDEFWVRHQTKLEQCLQLRHFEHNYREVRALLDQVSEKLATFSEVGISPAHVDHIFCELTTYEERVCEVLDKALSLAREGDELIQNSHYAEDSIQPKCSELRAISENVCSNLRAKRDHFLKAIELHHCLERASKWVDDGIYLLASQPVDKCQSHEGAELALQELERYLDNAGQNQLTDLSTIWSEYEAVLNQHFRDQVDKVFQKQASMQEMFDKRRVSLKKLAAKQTRPVQPVAPRPEAFIKSPLSSPAHRDQQEKNCSETDPGNNCEKGNGQLQNGDSNSRHASLSEEEENLAVLRRHVMNELLETERAYVEELLCVLQGYASEMDNPAMVHLIPAPLQNKKEVLFGNMPEIYHFHKRTFLRELEQYTDCPELVGRCFLERMTDLQIYEKYCHNKPRSESLWRQCSDCAFFQECQKKLEHKLGLDSYLLKPVQRITKYQLLLKEMLKYSKSCAGTNDLQEALTSILGILKAVNDSMHLIAITGYEGNLSELGKLLMQGSFSVWTEHKKGHAKVKDLARFKPMQRHLFLHEKALLFCKRREENGEGYEKAPSYSFKQSLNMSAVGITENAKGDNKKFEIWCNSREEVYIVQAPTAEVKTTWVNEIRKVLTTQLEACRASQQRAPDQVFQFPPVLSGSVSLSPFKSGQKSFKRGEEKKAEPCSPDANSSSVPKPTGKDEAVTSPTSDRAAVAKKRFTLQGFSNLKVQKEPSTTDDKSFTLPMMILPSPGSPSSPDHKTKRQSDPTPFGFKDAGPPPLYLSRARWFSTSSLLQTKWRGWKKASLSLDASEEHDGYSSAEDPLNSDPEDDNSKKLCAGKYTVMADYEKGGAQELSVKSGEMVQLVKEEDDGQWLVRNLSTSVEGWITAANLIMLIGKSKSCQSLTSSEGSGSGNLSTSSSCSETYTSFSDIKP from the exons ATGGAACAAGAGGAGAAGAGTGAACAAGAAGTAGACTGGGACAGTaagatgggaggagaggagatggaaGATTCAGGCTTCTTGGTGGAGGAGGATGTTGAGGTCGCGTTAGACTCTGGGTTTTGCATGGAAGTGGACTTGGAGCTGAGTTTAGCAGGACAG GCTTCACCTTCCTTAGCAAGAGGGGACAGAAACATCTCTGTATGTAAGGGGACCATTTCTAATG ATGAGATCATGCAGCTGGACAGCAGTCCCCTCTGTGCTGCTGACATCACCCCTGACCTCAAGAAGCAGTTTGCCTTCCTTTCAG GAGGTAGAGGAGATAATGGCAGCCCCATCATTGTGTTCCCAGAATTCCCTGCGTTTGGAGAGATCACAGACAGAGAGTTTCACAACGTGCTGACCTACCTGACTAGCGTGCCCAG TTTGTCTTCGACAGACGTGGGTTTCATCTTGGTGATTGATCGCCGGCAAGACCGATGGGCGGCTGTCAAAGGGACCCTGCTTCGTATCGCA GGCTCCTTCCCAGGGAACCTCCAGCTGGTTCTGGTCCTGAGGCCCACCACCCTCCTGCAGCGTACACTCTCAGACATCCTCTTCAAGTTCAACAAGGATGAGTTCAAGATGAAGGTGCCG GTGATCATGCTGAGCTCGATAACTGAGCTGCACTCCTACATCAACCGCACTCAGCTGACCCAGGAACTCGGGGGAGCGCAGGAGTACTGCCATGAGAAGTGGATCTCTCACCGCACT GCTATTGAAGGCTTTGCATTGATGGTAAAGAAAACAGCACAGACCCTGCAGTCGTTTGGGACTGAGCTGGCTGAAACTGAACTCCCCAATGATATCCAGGCCACAACCATCCTGATgagcacacacaccaacaagaAAGCCAAAATGAAG GACGATCTGCTGGTGGCTCTGGGTCAGGGCAGCAAGCTGCTGGAGAGCATCAATGAGCCTGTAGTGCGAGACCCCGACCACAACATGAACCAGGATGAACTGGAGAACATGGCTACAGTGCAACG ACTGCTGTCTCAGCTGGATGAGACAGAAAGGGCTTTCGATGAGTTCTGGGTGAGGCATCAGACCAAACTGGAGCAGTGTCTCCAATTGCGCCACTTTGAGCACAACTACAGAGAG GTGAGGGCTCTGCTGGATCAGGTGTCTGAGAAACTTGCAACCTTCTCTGAGGTGGGAATCAGCCCAGCCCATGTTGACCATATCTTCTGTGAACTCACCACCTATGAGGAGAGAGTCTGT GAGGTGCTGGACAAAGCCTTGTCGTTGGCCCGTGAGGGTGATGAACTGATCCAGAACTCCCACTATGCTGAGGACTCCATTCAGCCCAAATGCAGCGAGCTCAGAGCGATCAGTGAGAATGTGTGCAGCAACCTGAGGGCCAAGAGGGACCACTTCCTCAAAGCCATAGAGCTGCACCATTGTTTGGAGAGG GCTTCTAAATGGGTTGATGATGGTATATACCTGCTGGCGTCTCAGCCAGTAGACAAGTGTCAATCACATGAGGGGGCGGAGTTAGCCCTGCAGGAGCTGGAGCGTTACCTGGATAACGCAGGCCAGAACCAACTGACAGACCTCAGTACCATCTGGAGCGAATATGAGGCAGTGCTCAACCAGCATTTCAGG GACCAAGTGGACAAGGTTTTCCAGAAGCAGGCGTCCATGCAGGAGATGTTTGACAAGAGGAGAGTCAGCCTGAAGAAGCTAGCAGCCAAACAGACCAGGCCGGTGCAGCCGGTGGCTCCCAGACCCGAAGCCTTCATCAAATCCCCTCTCAGCTCGCCTG CACACAGAGACCAGCAGGAGAAAAACTGCTCAGAGACAGACCCTGGGAACAACTGTGAGAAA GGAAACGGCCAACTGCAGAACGGAGACAGTAACAGCAGACATGCCTCTCtatcagaggaggaggagaacctGGCAGTGCTCAGGAG gcaCGTTATGAACGAGCTGCTGGAAACTGAGAGAGCCTATGTGGAGGAGCTGCTCTGTGTATTACAG GGATATGCCTCTGAGATGGATAATCCAGCAATGGTTCACCTCATCCCCGCTCCTTTGCAGAACAAAAAGGAGGTTCTGTTTGGCAACATGCCAGAAATCTACCACTTCCACAAGAG GACATTTCTGAGGGAGTTGGAGCAGTACACCGACTGCCCAGAGTTAGTTGGAAGGTGTTTTTTAGAGAGG ATGACAGACCTGCAGATCTATGAGAAGTACTGTCACAACAAGCCTCGCTCTGAAAGCCTTTGGAGGCAGTGCTCAGACTGCGCCTTCTTCCAG gagtgtCAGAAAAAGCTGGAGCATAAACTAGGTTTAGATTCGTATCTGCTGAAGCCTGTTCAGAGGATTACCAAATATCAGCTGCTACTGAAG GAAATGCTCAAGTACAGTAAGAGCTGTGCAGGGACCAATGACCTCCAGGAGGCACTGACGTCCATCTTAGGCATCCTCAAGGCTGTCAATGACTCCATGCACCTCATCGCTATTACAGGATATGAG GGTAATCTGAGTGAGCTGGGTAAGCTGCTGATGCAGGGGTCATTCAGCGTGTGGACAGAGCACAAGAAAGGTCATGCCAAGGTTAAGGATCTGGCCCGTTTCAAGCCCATGCAGAGGCACCTCTTCCTCCATGAGAAGGCACTGCTCTTCTgcaagaggagggaggagaacgGGGAAGGCTACGAGAAAGCTCCCTCATACAGCTTCAAACAATCTCTGAAT ATGAGTGCTGTTGGCATTACTGAGAATGCAAAGGGAGACAACAAGAAGTTTGAAATCTGGTGCAACTCCAGAGAAGAGGTCTATATTGTTCAG GCGCCAACGGCTGAAGTGAAAACCACTTGGGTAAATGAGATCAGGAAGGTTCTGACAACCCAGCTGGAAGCGTGCAGAG CCAGCCAGCAGAGGGCACCAGACCAGGTTTTCCAGTTCCCTCCTGTGCTCAGTGGATCAGTGAGTCTCAG TCCATTCAAGTCCGGTCAGAAGAGCTTTaaaaggggagaggagaagaaagctGAGCCCTGCAGCCCTGATGCCAACTCCTCTTCTGTACCAAAGCCCACAGGAAAAG ATGAGGCTGTGACAAGCCCTACCTCAGACAGAGCTGCTGTGGCTAAAAAGCGCTTTACTTTACAGGGATTCAGTAACCTCAAAGTTCAGAAAG AGCCCTCAACTACTGATGATAAAAGTTTTACATTACCCATGATGATCCTCCCGTCACCAG GATCCCCCTCAAGCCCTGATCACAAGACGAAACGCCAGAGCGATCCCACACCATTCGGCTTCAAAG ATGCAGGTCCTCCCCCCCTCTACCTGAGCAGGGCCAGGTGGTTCAGCACCTCTAGTCTCTTACAGACAAAGTGGAGAG GCTGGAAAAAGGCCTCCCTGTCACTGGATGCCTCAGAGGAGCATGACGGCTATTCCAGTGCCGAGGATCCTCTTAACTCTGACCCAGAGGACGACAACAGCAAGAAGCTG TGTGCCGGCAAATATACAGTGATGGCTGACTATGAGAAGGGCGGCGCTCAAGAGCTCTCAGTGAAGAGCGGAGAAATGGTGCAGCTGGTcaaggaggaggatgatggacAGTG GCTTGTACGTAACCTGAGCACTTCTGTCGAGGGCTGGATCACAGCTGCTAACCTTATCATGCTCATTGGAAAGTCCAAGTCTTGCCAGTCTCTCACCAGCTCAg
- the mcf2lb gene encoding guanine nucleotide exchange factor DBS isoform X3, with translation MEQEEKSEQEVDWDSKMGGEEMEDSGFLVEEDVEVALDSGFCMEVDLELSLAGQASPSLARGDRNISVCKGTISNDEIMQLDSSPLCAADITPDLKKQFAFLSGGRGDNGSPIIVFPEFPAFGEITDREFHNVLTYLTSVPSLSSTDVGFILVIDRRQDRWAAVKGTLLRIAGSFPGNLQLVLVLRPTTLLQRTLSDILFKFNKDEFKMKVPVIMLSSITELHSYINRTQLTQELGGAQEYCHEKWISHRTAIEGFALMVKKTAQTLQSFGTELAETELPNDIQATTILMSTHTNKKAKMKDDLLVALGQGSKLLESINEPVVRDPDHNMNQDELENMATVQRLLSQLDETERAFDEFWVRHQTKLEQCLQLRHFEHNYREVRALLDQVSEKLATFSEVGISPAHVDHIFCELTTYEERVCEVLDKALSLAREGDELIQNSHYAEDSIQPKCSELRAISENVCSNLRAKRDHFLKAIELHHCLERASKWVDDGIYLLASQPVDKCQSHEGAELALQELERYLDNAGQNQLTDLSTIWSEYEAVLNQHFRDQVDKVFQKQASMQEMFDKRRVSLKKLAAKQTRPVQPVAPRPEAFIKSPLSSPAHRDQQEKNCSETDPGNNCEKGNGQLQNGDSNSRHASLSEEEENLAVLRRHVMNELLETERAYVEELLCVLQGYASEMDNPAMVHLIPAPLQNKKEVLFGNMPEIYHFHKRTFLRELEQYTDCPELVGRCFLERMTDLQIYEKYCHNKPRSESLWRQCSDCAFFQECQKKLEHKLGLDSYLLKPVQRITKYQLLLKEMLKYSKSCAGTNDLQEALTSILGILKAVNDSMHLIAITGYEGNLSELGKLLMQGSFSVWTEHKKGHAKVKDLARFKPMQRHLFLHEKALLFCKRREENGEGYEKAPSYSFKQSLNMSAVGITENAKGDNKKFEIWCNSREEVYIVQAPTAEVKTTWVNEIRKVLTTQLEACRASQQRAPDQVFQFPPVLSGSVSLSPFKSGQKSFKRGEEKKAEPCSPDANSSSVPKPTGKDEAVTSPTSDRAAVAKKRFTLQGFSNLKVQKEPSTTDDKSFTLPMMILPSPGSPSSPDHKTKRQSDPTPFGFKDAGPPPLYLSRARWFSTSSLLQTKWRGWKKASLSLDASEEHDGYSSAEDPLNSDPEDDNSKKLCAGKYTVMADYEKGGAQELSVKSGEMVQLVKEEDDGQWLVRNLSTSVEGWITAANLIMLIGKSKSCQSLTSSGSGSGNLSTSSSCSETYTSFSDIKP, from the exons ATGGAACAAGAGGAGAAGAGTGAACAAGAAGTAGACTGGGACAGTaagatgggaggagaggagatggaaGATTCAGGCTTCTTGGTGGAGGAGGATGTTGAGGTCGCGTTAGACTCTGGGTTTTGCATGGAAGTGGACTTGGAGCTGAGTTTAGCAGGACAG GCTTCACCTTCCTTAGCAAGAGGGGACAGAAACATCTCTGTATGTAAGGGGACCATTTCTAATG ATGAGATCATGCAGCTGGACAGCAGTCCCCTCTGTGCTGCTGACATCACCCCTGACCTCAAGAAGCAGTTTGCCTTCCTTTCAG GAGGTAGAGGAGATAATGGCAGCCCCATCATTGTGTTCCCAGAATTCCCTGCGTTTGGAGAGATCACAGACAGAGAGTTTCACAACGTGCTGACCTACCTGACTAGCGTGCCCAG TTTGTCTTCGACAGACGTGGGTTTCATCTTGGTGATTGATCGCCGGCAAGACCGATGGGCGGCTGTCAAAGGGACCCTGCTTCGTATCGCA GGCTCCTTCCCAGGGAACCTCCAGCTGGTTCTGGTCCTGAGGCCCACCACCCTCCTGCAGCGTACACTCTCAGACATCCTCTTCAAGTTCAACAAGGATGAGTTCAAGATGAAGGTGCCG GTGATCATGCTGAGCTCGATAACTGAGCTGCACTCCTACATCAACCGCACTCAGCTGACCCAGGAACTCGGGGGAGCGCAGGAGTACTGCCATGAGAAGTGGATCTCTCACCGCACT GCTATTGAAGGCTTTGCATTGATGGTAAAGAAAACAGCACAGACCCTGCAGTCGTTTGGGACTGAGCTGGCTGAAACTGAACTCCCCAATGATATCCAGGCCACAACCATCCTGATgagcacacacaccaacaagaAAGCCAAAATGAAG GACGATCTGCTGGTGGCTCTGGGTCAGGGCAGCAAGCTGCTGGAGAGCATCAATGAGCCTGTAGTGCGAGACCCCGACCACAACATGAACCAGGATGAACTGGAGAACATGGCTACAGTGCAACG ACTGCTGTCTCAGCTGGATGAGACAGAAAGGGCTTTCGATGAGTTCTGGGTGAGGCATCAGACCAAACTGGAGCAGTGTCTCCAATTGCGCCACTTTGAGCACAACTACAGAGAG GTGAGGGCTCTGCTGGATCAGGTGTCTGAGAAACTTGCAACCTTCTCTGAGGTGGGAATCAGCCCAGCCCATGTTGACCATATCTTCTGTGAACTCACCACCTATGAGGAGAGAGTCTGT GAGGTGCTGGACAAAGCCTTGTCGTTGGCCCGTGAGGGTGATGAACTGATCCAGAACTCCCACTATGCTGAGGACTCCATTCAGCCCAAATGCAGCGAGCTCAGAGCGATCAGTGAGAATGTGTGCAGCAACCTGAGGGCCAAGAGGGACCACTTCCTCAAAGCCATAGAGCTGCACCATTGTTTGGAGAGG GCTTCTAAATGGGTTGATGATGGTATATACCTGCTGGCGTCTCAGCCAGTAGACAAGTGTCAATCACATGAGGGGGCGGAGTTAGCCCTGCAGGAGCTGGAGCGTTACCTGGATAACGCAGGCCAGAACCAACTGACAGACCTCAGTACCATCTGGAGCGAATATGAGGCAGTGCTCAACCAGCATTTCAGG GACCAAGTGGACAAGGTTTTCCAGAAGCAGGCGTCCATGCAGGAGATGTTTGACAAGAGGAGAGTCAGCCTGAAGAAGCTAGCAGCCAAACAGACCAGGCCGGTGCAGCCGGTGGCTCCCAGACCCGAAGCCTTCATCAAATCCCCTCTCAGCTCGCCTG CACACAGAGACCAGCAGGAGAAAAACTGCTCAGAGACAGACCCTGGGAACAACTGTGAGAAA GGAAACGGCCAACTGCAGAACGGAGACAGTAACAGCAGACATGCCTCTCtatcagaggaggaggagaacctGGCAGTGCTCAGGAG gcaCGTTATGAACGAGCTGCTGGAAACTGAGAGAGCCTATGTGGAGGAGCTGCTCTGTGTATTACAG GGATATGCCTCTGAGATGGATAATCCAGCAATGGTTCACCTCATCCCCGCTCCTTTGCAGAACAAAAAGGAGGTTCTGTTTGGCAACATGCCAGAAATCTACCACTTCCACAAGAG GACATTTCTGAGGGAGTTGGAGCAGTACACCGACTGCCCAGAGTTAGTTGGAAGGTGTTTTTTAGAGAGG ATGACAGACCTGCAGATCTATGAGAAGTACTGTCACAACAAGCCTCGCTCTGAAAGCCTTTGGAGGCAGTGCTCAGACTGCGCCTTCTTCCAG gagtgtCAGAAAAAGCTGGAGCATAAACTAGGTTTAGATTCGTATCTGCTGAAGCCTGTTCAGAGGATTACCAAATATCAGCTGCTACTGAAG GAAATGCTCAAGTACAGTAAGAGCTGTGCAGGGACCAATGACCTCCAGGAGGCACTGACGTCCATCTTAGGCATCCTCAAGGCTGTCAATGACTCCATGCACCTCATCGCTATTACAGGATATGAG GGTAATCTGAGTGAGCTGGGTAAGCTGCTGATGCAGGGGTCATTCAGCGTGTGGACAGAGCACAAGAAAGGTCATGCCAAGGTTAAGGATCTGGCCCGTTTCAAGCCCATGCAGAGGCACCTCTTCCTCCATGAGAAGGCACTGCTCTTCTgcaagaggagggaggagaacgGGGAAGGCTACGAGAAAGCTCCCTCATACAGCTTCAAACAATCTCTGAAT ATGAGTGCTGTTGGCATTACTGAGAATGCAAAGGGAGACAACAAGAAGTTTGAAATCTGGTGCAACTCCAGAGAAGAGGTCTATATTGTTCAG GCGCCAACGGCTGAAGTGAAAACCACTTGGGTAAATGAGATCAGGAAGGTTCTGACAACCCAGCTGGAAGCGTGCAGAG CCAGCCAGCAGAGGGCACCAGACCAGGTTTTCCAGTTCCCTCCTGTGCTCAGTGGATCAGTGAGTCTCAG TCCATTCAAGTCCGGTCAGAAGAGCTTTaaaaggggagaggagaagaaagctGAGCCCTGCAGCCCTGATGCCAACTCCTCTTCTGTACCAAAGCCCACAGGAAAAG ATGAGGCTGTGACAAGCCCTACCTCAGACAGAGCTGCTGTGGCTAAAAAGCGCTTTACTTTACAGGGATTCAGTAACCTCAAAGTTCAGAAAG AGCCCTCAACTACTGATGATAAAAGTTTTACATTACCCATGATGATCCTCCCGTCACCAG GATCCCCCTCAAGCCCTGATCACAAGACGAAACGCCAGAGCGATCCCACACCATTCGGCTTCAAAG ATGCAGGTCCTCCCCCCCTCTACCTGAGCAGGGCCAGGTGGTTCAGCACCTCTAGTCTCTTACAGACAAAGTGGAGAG GCTGGAAAAAGGCCTCCCTGTCACTGGATGCCTCAGAGGAGCATGACGGCTATTCCAGTGCCGAGGATCCTCTTAACTCTGACCCAGAGGACGACAACAGCAAGAAGCTG TGTGCCGGCAAATATACAGTGATGGCTGACTATGAGAAGGGCGGCGCTCAAGAGCTCTCAGTGAAGAGCGGAGAAATGGTGCAGCTGGTcaaggaggaggatgatggacAGTG GCTTGTACGTAACCTGAGCACTTCTGTCGAGGGCTGGATCACAGCTGCTAACCTTATCATGCTCATTGGAAAGTCCAAGTCTTGCCAGTCTCTCACCAGCTCAg
- the mcf2lb gene encoding guanine nucleotide exchange factor DBS isoform X7, which yields MEQEEKSEQEVDWDSKMGGEEMEDSGFLVEEDVEVALDSGFCMEVDLELSLAGQASPSLARGDRNISVCKGTISNDEIMQLDSSPLCAADITPDLKKQFAFLSGGRGDNGSPIIVFPEFPAFGEITDREFHNVLTYLTSVPSLSSTDVGFILVIDRRQDRWAAVKGTLLRIAGSFPGNLQLVLVLRPTTLLQRTLSDILFKFNKDEFKMKVPVIMLSSITELHSYINRTQLTQELGGAQEYCHEKWISHRTAIEGFALMVKKTAQTLQSFGTELAETELPNDIQATTILMSTHTNKKAKMKDDLLVALGQGSKLLESINEPVVRDPDHNMNQDELENMATVQRLLSQLDETERAFDEFWVRHQTKLEQCLQLRHFEHNYREVRALLDQVSEKLATFSEVGISPAHVDHIFCELTTYEERVCEVLDKALSLAREGDELIQNSHYAEDSIQPKCSELRAISENVCSNLRAKRDHFLKAIELHHCLERASKWVDDGIYLLASQPVDKCQSHEGAELALQELERYLDNAGQNQLTDLSTIWSEYEAVLNQHFRDQVDKVFQKQASMQEMFDKRRVSLKKLAAKQTRPVQPVAPRPEAFIKSPLSSPAHRDQQEKNCSETDPGNNCEKGNGQLQNGDSNSRHASLSEEEENLAVLRRHVMNELLETERAYVEELLCVLQGYASEMDNPAMVHLIPAPLQNKKEVLFGNMPEIYHFHKRTFLRELEQYTDCPELVGRCFLERMTDLQIYEKYCHNKPRSESLWRQCSDCAFFQECQKKLEHKLGLDSYLLKPVQRITKYQLLLKEMLKYSKSCAGTNDLQEALTSILGILKAVNDSMHLIAITGYEGNLSELGKLLMQGSFSVWTEHKKGHAKVKDLARFKPMQRHLFLHEKALLFCKRREENGEGYEKAPSYSFKQSLNMSAVGITENAKGDNKKFEIWCNSREEVYIVQAPTAEVKTTWVNEIRKVLTTQLEACRASQQRAPDQVFQFPPVLSGSVSLSPFKSGQKSFKRGEEKKAEPCSPDANSSSVPKPTGKEPSTTDDKSFTLPMMILPSPGSPSSPDHKTKRQSDPTPFGFKDAGPPPLYLSRARWFSTSSLLQTKWRGWKKASLSLDASEEHDGYSSAEDPLNSDPEDDNSKKLCAGKYTVMADYEKGGAQELSVKSGEMVQLVKEEDDGQWLVRNLSTSVEGWITAANLIMLIGKSKSCQSLTSSEGSGSGNLSTSSSCSETYTSFSDIKP from the exons ATGGAACAAGAGGAGAAGAGTGAACAAGAAGTAGACTGGGACAGTaagatgggaggagaggagatggaaGATTCAGGCTTCTTGGTGGAGGAGGATGTTGAGGTCGCGTTAGACTCTGGGTTTTGCATGGAAGTGGACTTGGAGCTGAGTTTAGCAGGACAG GCTTCACCTTCCTTAGCAAGAGGGGACAGAAACATCTCTGTATGTAAGGGGACCATTTCTAATG ATGAGATCATGCAGCTGGACAGCAGTCCCCTCTGTGCTGCTGACATCACCCCTGACCTCAAGAAGCAGTTTGCCTTCCTTTCAG GAGGTAGAGGAGATAATGGCAGCCCCATCATTGTGTTCCCAGAATTCCCTGCGTTTGGAGAGATCACAGACAGAGAGTTTCACAACGTGCTGACCTACCTGACTAGCGTGCCCAG TTTGTCTTCGACAGACGTGGGTTTCATCTTGGTGATTGATCGCCGGCAAGACCGATGGGCGGCTGTCAAAGGGACCCTGCTTCGTATCGCA GGCTCCTTCCCAGGGAACCTCCAGCTGGTTCTGGTCCTGAGGCCCACCACCCTCCTGCAGCGTACACTCTCAGACATCCTCTTCAAGTTCAACAAGGATGAGTTCAAGATGAAGGTGCCG GTGATCATGCTGAGCTCGATAACTGAGCTGCACTCCTACATCAACCGCACTCAGCTGACCCAGGAACTCGGGGGAGCGCAGGAGTACTGCCATGAGAAGTGGATCTCTCACCGCACT GCTATTGAAGGCTTTGCATTGATGGTAAAGAAAACAGCACAGACCCTGCAGTCGTTTGGGACTGAGCTGGCTGAAACTGAACTCCCCAATGATATCCAGGCCACAACCATCCTGATgagcacacacaccaacaagaAAGCCAAAATGAAG GACGATCTGCTGGTGGCTCTGGGTCAGGGCAGCAAGCTGCTGGAGAGCATCAATGAGCCTGTAGTGCGAGACCCCGACCACAACATGAACCAGGATGAACTGGAGAACATGGCTACAGTGCAACG ACTGCTGTCTCAGCTGGATGAGACAGAAAGGGCTTTCGATGAGTTCTGGGTGAGGCATCAGACCAAACTGGAGCAGTGTCTCCAATTGCGCCACTTTGAGCACAACTACAGAGAG GTGAGGGCTCTGCTGGATCAGGTGTCTGAGAAACTTGCAACCTTCTCTGAGGTGGGAATCAGCCCAGCCCATGTTGACCATATCTTCTGTGAACTCACCACCTATGAGGAGAGAGTCTGT GAGGTGCTGGACAAAGCCTTGTCGTTGGCCCGTGAGGGTGATGAACTGATCCAGAACTCCCACTATGCTGAGGACTCCATTCAGCCCAAATGCAGCGAGCTCAGAGCGATCAGTGAGAATGTGTGCAGCAACCTGAGGGCCAAGAGGGACCACTTCCTCAAAGCCATAGAGCTGCACCATTGTTTGGAGAGG GCTTCTAAATGGGTTGATGATGGTATATACCTGCTGGCGTCTCAGCCAGTAGACAAGTGTCAATCACATGAGGGGGCGGAGTTAGCCCTGCAGGAGCTGGAGCGTTACCTGGATAACGCAGGCCAGAACCAACTGACAGACCTCAGTACCATCTGGAGCGAATATGAGGCAGTGCTCAACCAGCATTTCAGG GACCAAGTGGACAAGGTTTTCCAGAAGCAGGCGTCCATGCAGGAGATGTTTGACAAGAGGAGAGTCAGCCTGAAGAAGCTAGCAGCCAAACAGACCAGGCCGGTGCAGCCGGTGGCTCCCAGACCCGAAGCCTTCATCAAATCCCCTCTCAGCTCGCCTG CACACAGAGACCAGCAGGAGAAAAACTGCTCAGAGACAGACCCTGGGAACAACTGTGAGAAA GGAAACGGCCAACTGCAGAACGGAGACAGTAACAGCAGACATGCCTCTCtatcagaggaggaggagaacctGGCAGTGCTCAGGAG gcaCGTTATGAACGAGCTGCTGGAAACTGAGAGAGCCTATGTGGAGGAGCTGCTCTGTGTATTACAG GGATATGCCTCTGAGATGGATAATCCAGCAATGGTTCACCTCATCCCCGCTCCTTTGCAGAACAAAAAGGAGGTTCTGTTTGGCAACATGCCAGAAATCTACCACTTCCACAAGAG GACATTTCTGAGGGAGTTGGAGCAGTACACCGACTGCCCAGAGTTAGTTGGAAGGTGTTTTTTAGAGAGG ATGACAGACCTGCAGATCTATGAGAAGTACTGTCACAACAAGCCTCGCTCTGAAAGCCTTTGGAGGCAGTGCTCAGACTGCGCCTTCTTCCAG gagtgtCAGAAAAAGCTGGAGCATAAACTAGGTTTAGATTCGTATCTGCTGAAGCCTGTTCAGAGGATTACCAAATATCAGCTGCTACTGAAG GAAATGCTCAAGTACAGTAAGAGCTGTGCAGGGACCAATGACCTCCAGGAGGCACTGACGTCCATCTTAGGCATCCTCAAGGCTGTCAATGACTCCATGCACCTCATCGCTATTACAGGATATGAG GGTAATCTGAGTGAGCTGGGTAAGCTGCTGATGCAGGGGTCATTCAGCGTGTGGACAGAGCACAAGAAAGGTCATGCCAAGGTTAAGGATCTGGCCCGTTTCAAGCCCATGCAGAGGCACCTCTTCCTCCATGAGAAGGCACTGCTCTTCTgcaagaggagggaggagaacgGGGAAGGCTACGAGAAAGCTCCCTCATACAGCTTCAAACAATCTCTGAAT ATGAGTGCTGTTGGCATTACTGAGAATGCAAAGGGAGACAACAAGAAGTTTGAAATCTGGTGCAACTCCAGAGAAGAGGTCTATATTGTTCAG GCGCCAACGGCTGAAGTGAAAACCACTTGGGTAAATGAGATCAGGAAGGTTCTGACAACCCAGCTGGAAGCGTGCAGAG CCAGCCAGCAGAGGGCACCAGACCAGGTTTTCCAGTTCCCTCCTGTGCTCAGTGGATCAGTGAGTCTCAG TCCATTCAAGTCCGGTCAGAAGAGCTTTaaaaggggagaggagaagaaagctGAGCCCTGCAGCCCTGATGCCAACTCCTCTTCTGTACCAAAGCCCACAGGAAAAG AGCCCTCAACTACTGATGATAAAAGTTTTACATTACCCATGATGATCCTCCCGTCACCAG GATCCCCCTCAAGCCCTGATCACAAGACGAAACGCCAGAGCGATCCCACACCATTCGGCTTCAAAG ATGCAGGTCCTCCCCCCCTCTACCTGAGCAGGGCCAGGTGGTTCAGCACCTCTAGTCTCTTACAGACAAAGTGGAGAG GCTGGAAAAAGGCCTCCCTGTCACTGGATGCCTCAGAGGAGCATGACGGCTATTCCAGTGCCGAGGATCCTCTTAACTCTGACCCAGAGGACGACAACAGCAAGAAGCTG TGTGCCGGCAAATATACAGTGATGGCTGACTATGAGAAGGGCGGCGCTCAAGAGCTCTCAGTGAAGAGCGGAGAAATGGTGCAGCTGGTcaaggaggaggatgatggacAGTG GCTTGTACGTAACCTGAGCACTTCTGTCGAGGGCTGGATCACAGCTGCTAACCTTATCATGCTCATTGGAAAGTCCAAGTCTTGCCAGTCTCTCACCAGCTCAg